Part of the Liberibacter crescens BT-1 genome is shown below.
TTACTATAGGTAAGGGTTTTGCCGGTGTTATGAAGCGGCATAATTTTGGTGGTTTACGTGCTACACATGGTGTATCTTTATCACATAGGTCGCCAGGATCAACAGGTTGTAGACAAGATCCAGGGCGTGTTTTTAAAAATAAAGATATGGCTGGCCATATGGGGCAATCTCGTGTAACAATTAAAAATTTAGAAGTTGTTTCTATGGATGAAAATCGAGGTCTAATTCTTGTTAAAGGTGCTGTTCCTGGATATAAAAGTTCTTGGGTTTTGATTCGAGATGCATTCAAGGCTGTAAAAAAAGAGAAATAAGGGCTCTATGATGGAATTAAATGTTAAATCTCTTGATGGTAGAAATGTTGGGGAGATTTCTGTTTCTGAATCTATTTTTGGCTTAAGCCCTAAAGAGGATTTAATAGCTGCTGTTATTCGTTGGCAGTTGGCTCGTAGAAGAAGTGGTACGCATAAATCAAAGAGTCGTTCTGAAATTTCTTATACAGGTTCTAAGATGTATGCTCAAAAGAGAACAGGTCGTGCTAGGCATAGTTCTTCTCGGGCTCCACAGTTTCGTGGTGGTGGAAAAGCATTCGGTCCTGTAGTTATTGATCATGAGTATACTATTCCTAGGAAGGTTCGTTCTCTTGCTTTGTGTCATGCAATATCTTCAAAAATACAATCTGAAGATGTTTTAATAATTGATAATTTGGTGTCACAGGAAGCTAAAACTAAATATATAGCCAGTTTTTTTAAAGGTCTTGAGCTTTATAATGCTCTTATTGTTGATGGGTTTCAGCTTAATGAAAACTTTAAGCTTGCTAGTCAAAATATTCCCAATATAGATCTTCTTCCTGCACAAGGGATAAATGTTTATGATATTTTGCGTCGTAGAAAGTTGGTTCTTTCTATTTCTGCTGTAAAGGCTTTGGAGGGTCGCTTAAAATGATTGCTCTTAGAGATTATGATGTAATTTTTTCTCCTGTAGTAACAGAAAAATCTACTGCAATGTCTGAAAATAATCAGATAGTTTTTAATGTAAGGAAAGATTCTTCTAAATCTGAAATTAAGATAGCTGTTGAAGCTTTGTTTGGTGTGAAGGTTCTATCTGTTAATACCTTAAGGCGTAAAGGTAAATTAAGGCGTGTTCGTAGTTTTGCTATAATGCAAAAACCGATGAGATCAGGTCGTAATTTATATGTTTTGTGTAAAGATGTTAAAAGAGCAGTAGTGACTTTAGCTAAAGGGCATTCTATTGATATATCAGCTAGTTTTTAATTTTATCTAGTTTGATAAAGGGATTGAGTATTATGGTGTTAAAGAAGTTTAATCCAGTTACATCTAGTCAGCGTCAGCTTGTTGTCGTTGATAGGTCTTCGTTGTATAAAGGTAAGCCTATAAAGGCTTTGACGGCAGGTTTGAATTCCAAGGGTGGACGAAATAATCTTGGTCGGATAACAACTCGTTTTCGGGGTGGAGGAAGTAAACGTTCTTATCGTTTTGTAGATTTTAAGCGTCGTAAGTTTGATGTTGAAGCTGTTGTGGAGCGTATAGAATATGATCCTAATAGAACAGCATTTATTGCTTTAATATCTTATTCCGATGGGCAAAAGTCATATATAATTGCGCCTCAACGCTTATCTAAAGGAGATATAGTTATTTCTTCTGCGAATGCAGTTGATGTGAAGCCTGGTAATGCTATGCCATTACAATTTATTCCTGTTGGTTCTATAATACATAACGTTGAAATAAAACTTGGAAAAGGAGGGCAGTTAGCTCGCTCTGCTGGTAGTTATGCTCAAATTATTGGTCGTGATCAGGGTATGGTTCTTTTGCGTCTTAATTCTGGGGAGCAGCGTTTGGTCTATTCTTCTTGTTTGGCTTCAATAGGTGCAGTATCAAATGCCGATCATATTAATATAAATGATTCTAAGGCTGGTCGTTCTCGTTGGCGTGGTAGACGTCCTAGTGTTAGAGGGGTGGCAATGAATCCTATTGATCATCCTCTTGGAGGTGGAGAAGGTAAGACTTCTGGTGGGCGTAATCCATGTAGTCCTTGGGGAAAGCCTACAAAGGGTAAGCGGACTCGTTCAAGTAAATCTACTGATAAGTTTATCGTTCGTTCGCGTCATAAAAATAAGAAATAAAGGAGTTTGTTTTTGATGGTTCGTGCGGTATGGAAAGGTCCAGTTGTTCATGGCTATTTGTTAAAAAAGGTAGAAAAAGCTCGGCAATCAGGTCGGAATGAAGTAATAAAGATATGGTGTCGTGAGTGTTCTATTATACCACAGTTTGTTGGTTTGACATTTGGTGTGTATAATGGAAATAAGCATATACCTGTTTCTGTTACTGAAGAAATGGTTGGGTGTAAGTTTGGTGAATTTTCTCCAACCCGTTTCTGTCCAGGGCATGGGGCTGATAAAAAAAGTAAGAGGAAGTAATTAATGGGCAAATTAAAAGCTGAGCGTCAGCTAAAAGATAATGAAGCTAATGCTATTTCACGTATGCTTCGTGTTAGCCCTCAGAAGTTAAATCTTGTTGCCGTTATGATTCGTGGAAAGAGGGTTGCTCATGCTCTTGCAGACTTAGAGTTTTCTCGTAAGCGTATTGCGGTTTCAGTTAAGCAAACTCTTCGATCTGCTGTTGCTAATGCAGAAAATAATCATGCTCTTGATGTTGATCGGCTTATAGTATCAGAAGTTTATGTAGGTAAGTCTATTGTTATGAAGCGTTTTCATTGTCGTGGTCGGCATCGAAGTTCCCGTATAAATAAACCTTTTTCTCATTTGACTGTTGTAGTTCAGGAAGTCAAAAATAAAGAAAGGGCTGTATAAAATGGGGCAGAAAGTTAATCCTATAATATTTCGTCTTGGTATTAATCGTGTTTGGGATAGTCTTTGGTTTTCTAGTGGTTCTGAATATGGTAAGCTTTTACATGAAGATTTAAGAATACGTGAGTATATTAATAAAGATTTAAAGCAAGCAGGTATTTCTAAAGTTTTTATTGAGAGGCCTCACAAAAAGTGTCGTGTTACTATATATTCTGCTCGTCCAGGTTTCATTATTGGTAAGAAGGGGGTAGATATAGATAAGTTGCGTCGAGAGCTTTCTAGGATGACTGATTCAGAATTGCATTTAAATATTGTTGAAGTTCGAAAACCAGAAATTGATGCAGTTTTAGTAGCTCAGTCGATTGCTCAACAACTTCAAAGAAGGGTTGCTTTTCGTCGTTGTATGAAGCGTGCCGTTCAATCTGCTATGCGTCTTGGTGCCGAAGGGATAAAAATAATTTGTGCGGGTCGTCTTGGTGGAGCTGAAATTGCTCGTACTGAATGGTATCTTGAAGGAAAAGTTCCTCTTCAGACTCTTCGTGCTAATATTGATTATGGCGTAGCAGAGGCTAAAACTGCTTATGGGATTTGTGGTATAAAGGTATCTATTTATAAGGGTGAAGTTCTTGAAAGTGATTCGATAGTTTCTGATCAACGTCCTTTGGAGAGTGATAATCAAGTTAATAATTCTAGTCGTAAGCGTGTTCGAGATAAGTCGTAGTTTTTTTTATATAGGTTTTTGGAGAGTAGAGCATGTTGCAACCGAAGCGTACTAAGTATCCTAAACAGTTTAAAGGTCGTATAAAAGGTGTAGCAAAGGGTGCATCAAGGATTGCTTTTGGTGAATTTGCGATTAAAGCGCGTGAGCCTAATCGTGTTAATGCACGCGAAATTGAAGCTGCTCGTCGTGCTATAACTCGTTATATGAAGAGAACGGGTCGAGTATGGGTTAGATTATTTTCT
Proteins encoded:
- the rplP gene encoding 50S ribosomal protein L16, translated to MLQPKRTKYPKQFKGRIKGVAKGASRIAFGEFAIKAREPNRVNAREIEAARRAITRYMKRTGRVWVRLFSDVPVTSKPTEVRMGKGKGSVEKWVCRVKPGRIMFEIDGVTEEIAREALRLGASKLSVSTRFVQRIAE
- the rpsS gene encoding 30S ribosomal protein S19, which encodes MVRAVWKGPVVHGYLLKKVEKARQSGRNEVIKIWCRECSIIPQFVGLTFGVYNGNKHIPVSVTEEMVGCKFGEFSPTRFCPGHGADKKSKRK
- the rplV gene encoding 50S ribosomal protein L22 encodes the protein MGKLKAERQLKDNEANAISRMLRVSPQKLNLVAVMIRGKRVAHALADLEFSRKRIAVSVKQTLRSAVANAENNHALDVDRLIVSEVYVGKSIVMKRFHCRGRHRSSRINKPFSHLTVVVQEVKNKERAV
- the rplB gene encoding 50S ribosomal protein L2, with product MVLKKFNPVTSSQRQLVVVDRSSLYKGKPIKALTAGLNSKGGRNNLGRITTRFRGGGSKRSYRFVDFKRRKFDVEAVVERIEYDPNRTAFIALISYSDGQKSYIIAPQRLSKGDIVISSANAVDVKPGNAMPLQFIPVGSIIHNVEIKLGKGGQLARSAGSYAQIIGRDQGMVLLRLNSGEQRLVYSSCLASIGAVSNADHININDSKAGRSRWRGRRPSVRGVAMNPIDHPLGGGEGKTSGGRNPCSPWGKPTKGKRTRSSKSTDKFIVRSRHKNKK
- the rplW gene encoding 50S ribosomal protein L23; this encodes MIALRDYDVIFSPVVTEKSTAMSENNQIVFNVRKDSSKSEIKIAVEALFGVKVLSVNTLRRKGKLRRVRSFAIMQKPMRSGRNLYVLCKDVKRAVVTLAKGHSIDISASF
- the rplD gene encoding 50S ribosomal protein L4, whose protein sequence is MELNVKSLDGRNVGEISVSESIFGLSPKEDLIAAVIRWQLARRRSGTHKSKSRSEISYTGSKMYAQKRTGRARHSSSRAPQFRGGGKAFGPVVIDHEYTIPRKVRSLALCHAISSKIQSEDVLIIDNLVSQEAKTKYIASFFKGLELYNALIVDGFQLNENFKLASQNIPNIDLLPAQGINVYDILRRRKLVLSISAVKALEGRLK
- the rpsC gene encoding 30S ribosomal protein S3 — protein: MGQKVNPIIFRLGINRVWDSLWFSSGSEYGKLLHEDLRIREYINKDLKQAGISKVFIERPHKKCRVTIYSARPGFIIGKKGVDIDKLRRELSRMTDSELHLNIVEVRKPEIDAVLVAQSIAQQLQRRVAFRRCMKRAVQSAMRLGAEGIKIICAGRLGGAEIARTEWYLEGKVPLQTLRANIDYGVAEAKTAYGICGIKVSIYKGEVLESDSIVSDQRPLESDNQVNNSSRKRVRDKS